One stretch of Brettanomyces nanus chromosome 4, complete sequence DNA includes these proteins:
- a CDS encoding uncharacterized protein (EggNog:ENOG41), with translation MFRRFFSVSSVSLTKRPTEWSLPNLDKLPGGFRGKVYNKKDWTKYLEKNTDIIEKEEQSKPHQYITAPPKNWRKMKDLPEYMRNKYALKEKAMSIDLSKIKRLSRSAMDGIRTLHNKYPQELNTEKLSQFFKISPVTISKILKSKWKPSEKELEKKKAKWEERGQMLVERRIIDQKMQDFFETKESELKMEIPYFVKQEVSDYIRLHGLEELEETFEKLNEARVQKQNLKEGDE, from the coding sequence ATGTTTCGACGGTTCTTCAGTGTATCTTCTGTCAGTTTGACGAAGCGTCCTACAGAATGGTCACTACCAAATTTGGACAAATTACCGGGAGGATTCAGAGGAAAAGTGTATAATAAAAAAGATTGGACAAAGTACCTTGAGAAAAATACAGATATCATAGAAAAGGAAGAGCAAAGCAAACCGCATCAGTATATCACAGCCCCACCAAAGAActggaggaagatgaaagatctCCCGGAATATATGAGAAACAAATATGCattaaaagagaaagcaatGAGTATAGATCTAAGCAAGATCAAAAGGCTCAGTCGATCAGCTATGGATGGAATAAGGACTCTTCATAATAAGTACCCGCAAGAGCTCAATACGGAAAAACTATCACagtttttcaagatctcaCCTGTGACTATatcaaagatattgaagtCTAAATGGAAGCCATCAGAAAAAGAGctggagaaaaagaaggccaAGTGGGAGGAGAGAGGTCAGATGCTCGTAGAACGGCGAATCATAGACCAAAAGATGCAAGACTTCTTTGAGACCAAGGAGTCTGAACTAAAAATGGAGATTCCATACTTTGTTAAGCAAGAAGTGTCTGACTATATACGTTTGCATGGGcttgaagagttggaagaaacgtttgaaaagttgaacGAGGCCAGAGTTCAAAAGcagaatttgaaggaggGTGATGAGTGA
- a CDS encoding uncharacterized protein (EggNog:ENOG41), with amino-acid sequence MENEMVGTEDVSTQNYSYIPRNWSSELIPKQLGLSSDEEEDYNEAALRSTEKLYNSLERVKKTLGNMSTPEYKKTGSYTGSHGFRENLGNASEMQPLLFQLKQLKNYMEMVSADHPRDYFFKRSPLQGLYKTPGSMNKDINYIDNLSQEIKECEDLIEQLRMTRP; translated from the exons ATGGAAA ACGAGATGGTTGGTACAGAAGACGTCAGCACTCAGAATTATTCATACATTCCAAGAAACTGGAGTTCAGAGCTTATACCTAAACAGCTGGGATTATCctcagatgaagaagaagactatAACGAAGCGGCATTACGCTCTACCGAGAAGCTGTACAACAGTTTAgagagagtgaaaaaaacATTAGGAAACATGTCAACTCCAGAATATAAGAAGACAGGTAGTTACACGGGAAGCCATGGATTTAGGGAGAATCTGGGAAATGCATCTGAAATGCAGCCATTGCTCTTTCAGCTcaagcagttgaagaattaTATGGAGATGGTCAGCGCCGATCATCCAAGAGACTACTTTTTTAAGAGATCGCCACTTCAGGGACTCTATAAAACACCAGGCTCCATGAATAAGGATATTAATTACATTGATAATTTGAGTCAAGAGATTAAAGAGTGCGAGGATTTGATAGAGCAGCTGAGGATGACTAGGCCATAG
- a CDS encoding uncharacterized protein (EggNog:ENOG41), translating into MLRQLVGTQILTLGLRPQLIQQNVKLASRSAAFWRIGTNLQVFKRMLKESGDSEWKYRLLLFLGLFIVLNFLFNIMMAVLTNIYLQRLQPSTVRFGLLVNSEYKQGIVEEMIKMNDMKANEKYLNCLRMLARDNGMDNEDVNVKPDDGESNNSGLHDICNIIMGEEQLDKWYYEKRDPNYISKYCDLILRYAMTLSDDKSQVAYESIDKCFQIVNRYEKLSHKSMGSYSLKNKALRTKADIMKSRGENFKVVESCMLDSIRLVEENEFKNDYPPDRDVGIVPEGEISSNNLANSLLDLCSLYTDTREPKYMSKALSILISELRSLEEEYHALDKRYDSGALYRKKKVIRSGDEKRLMELGFEKIPLIQMEISEILWYSKHYEKAIEMAKNSAQKSSMYSHGNYNSAKIAKIGFNNLSKMYHRMGDEEVAELCQLQSEAIEVPLNAFITPSSTVRNAVLEYWFGSWGNFLFPG; encoded by the exons ATGTT ACGTCAATTAGTTGGTACCCAAATACTCACACTTGGATTAAGACCTCAGTTGATTCAACAAAACGTGAAGCTGGCTTCTCGTAGTGCAGCATTTTGGAGAATTGGTACCAACCTTCAGGTTTTCAAGCGGATGCTCAAGGAGTCTGGCGATAGTGAATGGAAGTACAGGTTACTTCTATTCCTTGGATTGTTCATTGTGTTgaactttctcttcaatatcatgATGGCAGTATTGACAAACATATATCTTCAAAGGCTTCAGCCAAGCACCGTCCGGTTTGGGTTATTAGTTAACAGCGAGTACAAGCAAGGTATAGTGGAAGAAATGATCAAGATGAACGATATGAAGGCTAATGAGAAGTATTTGAACTGTTTGAGAATGTTGGCAAGAGACAATGGAATGGATAATGAGGACGTTAATGTGAAACCAGATGATGGGGAGAGCAACAATTCGGGTTTGCACGATATCTGCAACATTATCATGGGAGAAGAACAGTTGGATAAGTGGTACTatgagaaaagagatcCGAATTACATTTCCAAATATTGTGATCTAATATTACGATACGCAATGACGTTATCCGATGACAAGAGTCAGGTGGCTTACGAGAGTATTGACAAGTGCTTTCAGATTGTCAATAGATACGAGAAACTTTCGCATAAGTCGATGGGCTCTTACTCGTTAAAGAACAAGGCTCTGAGAACTAAAGCCGATATTATGAAATCTAGAGGAGAAAACTTCAAAGTGGTGGAATCCTGCATGCTAGATTCAATTCGACTGGTCGAAGAGAATGAATTCAAAAATGATTATCCTCCAGATAGAGATGTAGGTATTGTTCCAGAGGGAGAAATATCCAGCAATAACCTTGCAAACTCGTTACTCGATCTATGCTCTCTCTATACAGATACCAGAGAACCGAAATATATGAGTAAGGCATTGTCAATATTGATTTCAGAACTCAGATCccttgaagaagaataccATGCGTTGGATAAACGCTATGATTCCGGTGCTTTAtatagaaaaaagaaagtcaTTAGATCtggagatgaaaagaggCTAATGGAACTTGGATTCGAAAAAATCCCACTCATTCAAATGGAGATCAGTGAAATCCTTTGGTATAGTAAGCATTACGAGAAGGCCATTGAAATGGCGAAAAATTCGGCCCAGAAGTCCAGCATGTATTCTCATGGAAATTATAACTCTGCAAAGATTGCAAAGATTGGATTTAACAATCTTTCCAAGATGTATCACAGGATgggtgatgaagaagttgccGAGCTCTGCCAGTTGCAGTCCGAAGCAATTGAAGTGCCTTTGAATGCTTTTATTACTCCTTCTAGTACCGTCAGGAATGCTGTCTTGGAGTACTGGTTTGGTTCCTGGGGTAACTTTTTGTTTCCTGGCTGA